The Thunnus thynnus chromosome 22, fThuThy2.1, whole genome shotgun sequence genome includes a window with the following:
- the LOC137174837 gene encoding ubiquitin carboxyl-terminal hydrolase 47-like: MSEDFDGENDPLNPQEKTNQKQQNEETEETQRGAAPTVRRSAMSRLRSSFSKHHGTSLTDSAAERQNDTSHEDGELIQVKVDDKRKVGETDSDDEEKTQTGHSDDTQPQRRHYGLYNQGATSHLNSVLQVLFMTTEITDGLDPKSKTDRQLKNMFEKLEKTTCGTKTITDTFGFKNRQSDAAECLEMILRKISQQASKAFKGELTVGIKCSRGHIINEETNPFWTLPLSLSKDPLDTNYSVERGFEGTFQSKSFSGDNMVYCKECKKKTEATKGCEMVKFPQILTLLLKRFDFDYNTMSHVKSDCCVHVSRTLQIKNKKYELYGVVNHMGSLRGGHYTATIRPNGEETWYEFNDDYVNKVEEPSNERSRTAYLLMYRATKCKMPIETNSEDLDDKVKEQQDEDMNTKQQKDDEEKEQQDEDMNTKQQKEDEGKEEQDEDMNTKRQKEDEEKQQQDEDMNTKQQKDDEEKEQDEDMNTKQQKDDEEKEQQDEDMNTKQ, translated from the exons atgtctgAAGATTTCGATGGAGAGAATGATCCCTTAAATCCACAAGAAAagacaaaccaaaaacaacagaatgaggagacagaggagacacAAAGAG GTGCTGCACCTACTGTGCGACGATCTGCGATGTCTCGCCTTAGATCTTCGTTTTCTA AGCATCATGGGACCAGTTTGACAGACAGTGCAGCTGAGCGACAGAATGACACCAGTCATGAAGATGGCGAACTGATTCAAGTTAAGGTGGACGACAAAAGAAAAGTAGGAGAAACCgacagtgatgatgaagagaagACACAGACGGGTCACAGTGATG ATACCCAACCACAGAGACGTCATTACGGCCTGTATAATCAGGGAGCCACATCTCACCTCAACAGTGTCCTACAAGTTCTCTTCATGACAACAGAGATCACTGACGG GTTGGAtccaaaatcaaaaacagatcgtcagctgaaaaacatgtttgaaaaactggaaaaaacaacatgtggaACAAAAACTATCACAGACACATTTGGGTTTAAAAATC GACAGAGTGATGCAGCTGAATGCCTGGAGATGATTTTACGTAAGATCAGCCAACAAGCCTCTAAG gCTTTTAAAGGAGAGCTCACAGTCGGGATAAAATGCTCCAGAGGCCACATAATCAATGAAGAGACAAATCCATTCTGGACTCTTCCACTGTCACTGTCAAAAGATCCTCTGGATACAAACTACAGTGTG GAAAGAGGATTTGAAGGAACTTTCCAGTCTAAATCATTCAGTGGAGACAACATGGTGTATTGCAaagaatgtaaaaagaaaacagaggcaACCAAA GGATGTGAGATGGTGAAATTTCCTCAAATTCTGACTCTACTCTTGAAAAGATTTGATTTTGACTACAACACCATGTCACATGTCAAATCAGActgctgtgttcatgtgtcaCGCACATTACAGATAAAG AACAAGAAGTATGAACTCTATGGAGTAGTGAATCACATGGGTAGTCTAAGAGGTGGCCATTACACTGCCACCATCCGGCCAAATGGGGAAGAAACCTGGTACGAGTTTAATGATGATTATGTCAACAAG GTGGAAGAACCCAGCAATGAAAG GTCCAGGACTGCATATCTACTCATGTACAGAG CCACAAAGTGCAAGATGCCCATTGAGACCAATTCAGAAGATCTGGATGACAAGGTGAAAGaacaacaggatgaagacatgaatacaaaacaacagaaagacgatgaggagaaagaacaacaggatgaagacatgaatacaaaacaacagaaagaagatGAGGGGAAAGaagaacaggatgaagacatgaatacaaaacGACagaaagaggatgaggagaaacaacaacaggatgaagacatgaatacaaaacaacagaaagacgatgaggagaaagaacaggatgaagacatgaatacaaaacaacagaaagacgatgaggagaaagaacaacaggatgaagacatgaatacaaaacaatag